DNA from Rhipicephalus microplus isolate Deutch F79 chromosome 5, USDA_Rmic, whole genome shotgun sequence:
TCATGTTAGATCAAGTCACCCGGGTCTCAGCCAGGCGCCGAGTTGTATAGGGCATCTGTGCTTGCAGAACTCCCAACGCCATGGCATGGTCCTGGACGTCAGTGATGCTCCAGTACGTGGGTCATTGTACATCCCCTGTAGTGGGTTAAGCTGTATCACCAAGCATTAACTAAGCTGTCGGTCACTTTCGGTacaagaagtagaagaagaagtagaagaagaagccCACTTTTTGGCCAGAAGGATGGACACCGCCGTGCTCGTCTTCCAGGGTGACCGCCCGGCCAAAAACACCGTGGTCGCGTCAGTGCTGGTGTTCGCACTCGCGGCTGGCACGATAGTCATCGCGGCCTTCCTGCTCATCGCTGTTTTTCGAGACATGAGCAGTGTCCGCACCAAGAGGCGTCTGCGTGAACTCGAGCCGGCCGTCGCCAAGGGTACGTGAGTAGGAAACTGTGGCAGTATTGTATCTAAAAGTAGTAAGGGCGTCACGTCGTTCAGGTTGCATTTATAATTCGTCTAAAGAATACTTGCTTCACAGAGCAGCCTATGTTTTTAGCTCGCTAGGACAACCGTGACCTCTAGAGCGCATAAGAAGAAAAttcggaagtaaaaaaaaacaaacacagatACCTGAAACATGAGCCTCAATAGCACCCTTCAGCATCATATTCTTAAGAGAAGAATGGTTGTTCACTTTGCTGAAGAGGTTAATAAACTTGATGCAATTTTAGGTGTAGATCATGGAAAGTTGAACAGAAAATATGTTAAATGACACTCTCCCCACCAGCATGGTTTATTAACCTCTTCAGCAAAGTGAACAACCATTCTTCTCTTAAGAATATGATGCTGAAGGGTGCTATTGAGGCTCATGTTCTAATTTACCAGCCAGCATAAACAGGAGAGAAAGGACCACCTTCCGAGCAATCTAGCTTATGTGGTGCAGTTATAAGGAAAATGGGTGTGACATATGACTCGCCGTAGTTTATTGACTCTACGGAAGCATAACATGGGTTACAACGGATCATAGAACGTGTACTAGAAACAATAGGAGGTATACATGCGTGCATGTATGAGTACGATTCCTGAAAAATGGATGGATGCTCACAAGCATGCCGTGTACTCTAACGCGCGAAGCTCAACTGAACAGCGAGATGCAAGGTAAACTTGGCTCCAAGGAGTTTCAAATATTTATTCGCGTCAAAGAAGGCGGCACTTCTATTAGCACAAGAAATTTTACAACTGAATCACAATCCTCTGAAGCATTCATGGACACTCGCTTCACTACTTTGGCGATGCATCTTCTGCAACGCCGATGCAATGCAACGCCGATGTTCAATTGAATATACTCGAACATTGAATATACTCGTATGTGAGGTTTTACGTCACGAAaaaacgatatgattatgaggggcaTTGCAGTGGAAAGCTTTAGAAATTTCGACACTCTGGCGTTGTTTACCATGCTACAACATCCACTGTACACGGGCCTATACCATTACTCCTCCATTGAAATACGACCACTGCGGCCGGCATTGATGCCTCGACCTTTTGGTCAGCAGacgagcaccatagccactgatCCGCCGAGGCGGGAATCGAACCTTTGACGTTAGTTCTACTGTAAGCGACGTACGGGCGTGTTGGCTGTGACTTAGTTTAAAAACCACACTGTAGCTTCGTTTGACGAGCTGTGATAGTTCATAACGTATACACAGTTGCACGGAGCCGATGAGCGCAATATTTCATACGCAGCCTTTATAGAAAGCTAATTCTGCATTTTCTCTGAGAAGCAGTGTCAAACGTTTGCTGCAACTCGTGTTGTTTCCTTTTCAGAACTGCCCAGGGCGCTCACTGTTCGACGAAACAAGACCAAGTCTACGCTACCCGGCATCAGTACGCGACCAACTATCTTACGCGCCTTTAATGTCCGCAGGAATGTGTCATCGAACTATAAACCCGCAAGTGCTGACCTGACTTCCACTAGGAGTGCGCCACCAAAGAACCTGAATGCAAGGTGGTCGCATACGTCTTACGCCTCTACCTGGTACCCCGAAGGTGGTGAACCTTCAGAAGCCCGCGTAACGCGCTCGACGACAAGCTACGAGTCTATTTCAACATATGGCGGCCGTGAAGACAGCTTTACAACAAGTGGTAACCGAAGCGATGCTGATATTATCGtcgcttcaacgctgatggccacGCGCGACGACAAAGAAGCGCCTCACAAAATATCGTCGTCTAGAACTTCGGATAACAAGGAACCACGGTCGGTAAGGACGGTCAACCATAATCCGGCGCACTTtctcagccccattagaacaGAGGCGCACTCACGTAGTATGCGCGTACCTAAAGCCACCTCAATGGCTCCGCCTCTAGTATTGATTCAGTCGACGACCACGGAAGCGAAACTTGGCAGCTTCCGGTCAAGCTCTTCTTCTGACAGCGAGGACGTGGTAGTGACGCACCGCCATAAACGTCACATGCATGGTCAACGCCCTGTCAGCATTCCGACAGGTACTGAACAAACGCAAAAAACACACGTGGTTACAGCAGTCCCTGATAAAATATTCTCGGCGTCCCCGCATACAACTAGCGAGCCTTCTACGCTAATGCCTGTTGAAGCAATCACGCGACATCGAACATCCAGGGCAGCTGCTACAGGCGTCATTAGTTCGAGCACAGAAGCCAGTAAGCCCCACAGAATCGCAGAAGCTGCATCTCCTGCCTCGCCGAGTTATAGAACACACCCGATTCATGTCGGTTTGATACCAGGTAGAAGCTCCGATTCGACACCGATGGATTCCGCAAATGACGCACAAAGTAGGAGAGCCATATCGTCAGCGACGAACAGGGACCACGAAGGTGCAAATGCCGACAACACCGACTACAGGAGTAGCATGGAAGCTGCGAAGGAGGCCTCTTCGAAGAATGACACACATCCTAGTCACGTCGGTTCGGTGCCTCAAGAAAAGACGAATTTAAAAGAAACGACTCTTCGGCATCACTTGCACGCCATGGAAGAAACCTACGCGTCTGCAGATGGCGCACGTGGCAGTACCGAGCGCAAGTCCCTGGATAGCGAAGAGCCATTCACGGAGGAAGATGGTGCGGACGTCTCAAGGACAACGAAGCACAATCACGAAGCGTTTCGTTTAGACATAAGTCACACGCCTTCGAGCACACGTGGGCGCGCCGACCTCTCAACGCACAATATTCACGTGCGTCGCATCAGAACCTCAACGTCACCAACGACGGGAAGTGTTGAAGAAACGCAAAGTGGTTCGCAGTCGGGTAATAACGCTGATACCGAAGCCTCTTCAACATTCCGACAGACTGTGCTTTCTACGCTTGGAACAAAGTTTAGCTCGGAGCCACGTACACTTAGGGGGGACAGCGAAGGCTCGACAGAACAAAGCAGCCACGTTTTCGTTGGTCCGGGAAACTGGAACGACCTCGCGAAAGACGATGAAGATGCGCACACTCACGGCCACGTACCAATTCCAGACCATGATGGCCGGAAGAGCGCGACCATCGGTTTTCCGTTGAATGTTTTCAATGGATTGTTCTAGGTACTCAAGTCGTCACTGCGTGTTAGCTTGTAGGTCGCATTGACTAGTCAGCCTACACGCAATAACTTATTCAATTACCGACGTTTTACCCCACTTGTTCTTTATATACACCTGATAAAGTTGGCGCAAGTGTGCTTGAGATAAAcgtaattattttattttttccatTGTTTCCCGCCGTATGTTGTTGttgcataagaaaaaaaaatcactgcatttcaagctgcttgaagataattgTGGAGCGAAGCTTTCcgaggtgattattgtgattaaagttaagatagtactgagactgattgtggttgtgatacttatatatttttttattcaaagagatagtgctgagaccgattgtgatatagTGGTGATTCTTCATTaaagctgatatgaggttccaagttccgggttacgttttgactaCATAATCAcaagcttcattagctatcgtctctggtgtagaattttcttgttggtattgccgccttgcatccgcttcaagttgtctcaactgcgcgtcaacTTGGCATTTTTTCCGCTTAGCTTTTGCTttcttagccctagtctgtggtgtagaactttgttgtcgccgtcaCCGCTTTGCctccgcttccttctcttttgtctccgcggtagcttcccgtcgacggcgacgctgatactcagcacgtcgcgctttcctgcgttcgtcttcgtccatatgagagaagagaatgtgtgttatgaaacgtggttatatatatatatatatata
Protein-coding regions in this window:
- the LOC142817486 gene encoding uncharacterized protein LOC142817486, with protein sequence MDTAVLVFQGDRPAKNTVVASVLVFALAAGTIVIAAFLLIAVFRDMSSVRTKRRLRELEPAVAKELPRALTVRRNKTKSTLPGISTRPTILRAFNVRRNVSSNYKPASADLTSTRSAPPKNLNARWSHTSYASTWYPEGGEPSEARVTRSTTSYESISTYGGREDSFTTSGNRSDADIIVASTLMATRDDKEAPHKISSSRTSDNKEPRSVRTVNHNPAHFLSPIRTEAHSRSMRVPKATSMAPPLVLIQSTTTEAKLGSFRSSSSSDSEDVVVTHRHKRHMHGQRPVSIPTGTEQTQKTHVVTAVPDKIFSASPHTTSEPSTLMPVEAITRHRTSRAAATGVISSSTEASKPHRIAEAASPASPSYRTHPIHVGLIPGRSSDSTPMDSANDAQSRRAISSATNRDHEGANADNTDYRSSMEAAKEASSKNDTHPSHVGSVPQEKTNLKETTLRHHLHAMEETYASADGARGSTERKSLDSEEPFTEEDGADVSRTTKHNHEAFRLDISHTPSSTRGRADLSTHNIHVRRIRTSTSPTTGSVEETQSGSQSGNNADTEASSTFRQTVLSTLGTKFSSEPRTLRGDSEGSTEQSSHVFVGPGNWNDLAKDDEDAHTHGHVPIPDHDGRKSATIGFPLNVFNGLF